The following coding sequences lie in one Megalodesulfovibrio gigas DSM 1382 = ATCC 19364 genomic window:
- the alaS gene encoding alanine--tRNA ligase — protein MFTADEIRRRFIDFFAAKGHAPVASSGLVPKDDPTLLFTNAGMVQFKNVFLGQEVREYRRAVTSQKCLRVGGKHNDLENVGRTARHHTFFEMLGNFSFGDYFKREAISFAWEFLTQELKLPKDRLYVTIFRDDDDAGQLWQDVANVPPDRIYKMGEKDNFWSMGDTGPCGPCSEILFDQGEQMSCGEDCGIGLCDCDRFLEIWNLVFMQYDQLPDGTRMPLPKPSIDTGMGLERISAVCQGVQSNFDINLFQDIIRFAASLADTRYGATDDGDTALRVIADHARATAFLIADGILPSNEGRGYVLRRLIRRALRFGTLIGLKDPFLHKVCGEVVRLMGVAFPELLDNADFMQRVVREEEDRFSQTLGKGLIMLEEEMAARRTAGDMTIAGEFAFKLYDTFGFPLDIVKDVVERQGFCVDEAGFTAHMQDQKTRAKAAWKGSGEAGLAGQFRALLEQGISSRFVGYDTLTHQSEIVALLDEAGQLVESLPAGAKGYLVARATPFYGESGGQLGDGGACATATGQATVTDTLKPSPDLTVHVVEVRQGSLAVGQDATLDVAEGKRTATARNHTTTHLLQAALRSVLGEHVKQAGSLVGPDRMRFDFTHIAALTAEEIARVEEQVNAAILKNIPVSICTMDYEAAVARGAMALFGEKYTDQVRVVEAPGVSVELCGGTHLTATGQAGSFVILSETGVAAGVRRIEAATGWNALQHLMAQRQELGEIAGQLKAQPGESARKVQLLLEEVKALKKENEKLAAKAATAASGGGGSIMDAVETIGGVQVLAAKVDAPSVKVLRDLMDDVRSKLPSGVALLAAEAEGKAPLILYVSKDLHGRFTAPSLIKDVAAVVGGSGGGRPDLAQAGGTEPGKIAEAIAKLKELVAG, from the coding sequence GTGTTCACCGCCGACGAAATCCGCCGTCGTTTTATCGACTTCTTTGCCGCCAAAGGCCATGCCCCCGTCGCCTCCTCCGGTCTGGTGCCCAAGGACGACCCCACCCTGCTCTTCACCAACGCCGGCATGGTGCAGTTCAAAAATGTCTTTCTGGGGCAGGAAGTGCGGGAGTATCGCCGCGCCGTCACCTCCCAGAAATGCCTGCGCGTGGGCGGCAAGCACAACGACCTGGAAAACGTCGGCCGCACGGCCCGGCACCACACCTTCTTTGAAATGCTGGGCAACTTCTCCTTCGGGGACTACTTCAAGCGCGAGGCCATCAGCTTTGCCTGGGAATTCCTCACCCAGGAACTCAAGCTGCCCAAGGACCGGCTGTATGTGACCATCTTCCGGGACGACGACGACGCCGGCCAGCTCTGGCAGGACGTGGCCAACGTGCCCCCAGACCGCATCTATAAGATGGGCGAGAAGGACAACTTCTGGAGCATGGGCGACACCGGCCCCTGCGGTCCCTGCTCCGAGATCCTCTTTGACCAGGGCGAGCAGATGTCCTGCGGCGAGGACTGCGGCATTGGCCTGTGCGACTGCGACCGCTTCCTCGAAATCTGGAACCTGGTGTTCATGCAGTACGACCAGCTGCCAGACGGCACCCGCATGCCCCTGCCCAAGCCCTCCATCGATACAGGCATGGGCCTGGAGCGCATCAGCGCCGTGTGCCAGGGCGTGCAGTCCAACTTCGATATCAACCTGTTCCAGGACATCATCCGCTTCGCCGCCTCCCTGGCCGACACCCGCTACGGCGCCACCGACGACGGCGACACGGCCCTGCGCGTCATCGCAGACCACGCCCGGGCCACGGCATTTCTCATCGCCGACGGCATCCTGCCCTCCAACGAGGGCCGCGGCTACGTGCTGCGCCGGCTCATCCGCCGGGCGCTGCGCTTCGGCACCCTCATCGGCCTCAAGGATCCCTTCCTGCACAAGGTCTGCGGCGAGGTGGTCCGCCTCATGGGCGTCGCCTTCCCCGAACTCCTGGACAACGCCGACTTCATGCAGCGCGTGGTCCGGGAAGAGGAAGACCGCTTCTCCCAGACCCTGGGCAAGGGGCTGATCATGCTGGAAGAGGAAATGGCCGCCCGCCGCACCGCAGGCGACATGACCATCGCCGGCGAGTTCGCCTTCAAACTGTACGACACGTTCGGCTTCCCCCTGGACATCGTCAAGGATGTGGTGGAACGCCAGGGCTTTTGTGTGGACGAAGCCGGCTTCACCGCCCACATGCAGGACCAGAAAACCCGCGCCAAGGCGGCCTGGAAAGGCTCCGGCGAGGCCGGCCTGGCCGGCCAGTTCCGGGCGCTGCTGGAACAGGGCATCTCCAGCCGCTTTGTGGGCTACGACACCCTGACGCACCAGAGCGAGATTGTCGCCCTGCTGGACGAGGCCGGGCAGCTCGTCGAATCCCTGCCGGCCGGTGCCAAGGGCTATCTGGTGGCCCGGGCCACGCCCTTCTACGGCGAATCCGGCGGCCAGTTGGGGGATGGCGGCGCGTGCGCCACCGCCACCGGCCAGGCCACGGTGACGGACACCCTCAAGCCGTCCCCGGACCTCACCGTGCATGTGGTCGAGGTGCGCCAGGGCAGTCTGGCCGTGGGCCAGGATGCAACCCTGGACGTGGCCGAGGGCAAGCGCACGGCAACCGCCCGCAACCACACCACCACGCACCTGCTGCAGGCCGCCCTGCGCAGCGTGCTGGGCGAACACGTCAAGCAGGCCGGCTCCCTCGTCGGGCCGGACCGCATGCGCTTCGACTTCACGCACATTGCCGCCCTCACGGCCGAAGAAATCGCCCGGGTGGAAGAGCAGGTCAACGCCGCCATCCTCAAAAACATCCCCGTCAGCATCTGCACCATGGACTATGAAGCGGCCGTGGCCAGGGGCGCCATGGCGCTATTCGGCGAAAAATACACCGATCAGGTGCGCGTGGTGGAAGCCCCGGGCGTGTCTGTGGAGTTGTGCGGCGGCACGCACCTGACGGCCACCGGCCAGGCCGGCAGCTTTGTTATTCTTTCGGAAACCGGCGTGGCCGCCGGGGTGCGCCGCATCGAGGCCGCCACCGGCTGGAACGCCCTGCAGCATCTCATGGCCCAGCGCCAGGAGCTGGGCGAAATCGCCGGGCAGCTCAAGGCCCAGCCGGGCGAATCGGCCCGCAAGGTCCAGCTGCTGCTGGAGGAAGTCAAGGCCCTCAAGAAAGAGAACGAAAAGCTCGCGGCCAAGGCGGCCACGGCTGCTTCCGGCGGCGGCGGGTCCATCATGGATGCGGTGGAGACCATCGGCGGCGTGCAGGTGCTGGCCGCCAAGGTGGACGCCCCCAGCGTGAAGGTGCTGCGCGACCTGATGGACGACGTGCGCTCCAAGCTGCCCTCCGGCGTGGCCCTGCTGGCCGCGGAAGCCGAAGGCAAGGCCCCGCTGATTCTGTATGTGTCCAAGGATCTGCACGGCCGCTTCACCGCGCCGTCGCTCATCAAGGATGTGGCCGCCGTGGTGGGCGGCTCCGGCGGCGGCCGGCCGGATCTGGCCCAGGCTGGCGGCACGGAGCCGGGCAAGATTGCCGAAGCCATCGCCAAACTGAAAGAGCTGGTGGCGGGATAA
- a CDS encoding AMIN domain-containing protein — MASPVKIKRSQKQTGSSGGKRSNHAGGAPPSKPIHLILATVAVTALLISAASYLLPPLPSRSPSPPPDAEERQPLVPFPPIGQSKTTILPQPAAPPVLPPAVDLAPVPARSATAPMPAPPVPAAPTPPAAPPPPNPAAPPSPSSATSSAPSPAPSPASGQPRSEGKPRSEGKPGDVVQQALQDAARLAAVSTSPPPPAAPARKSTPDRAAKPAPAVASTPEKDPPITAEERAHKNSLVAAQVEKVQGRCLLRVTSARPLLRYKWLQLENPPRVALDLVGSWDVNAMTRDRGDGLCVRELRLGRHADRVRVVVELAGGSTTGPKEVVVEKTSPKELLITLPHR, encoded by the coding sequence ATGGCGTCGCCGGTGAAAATCAAGCGTTCGCAAAAGCAGACCGGAAGCTCCGGCGGCAAAAGATCCAACCACGCCGGCGGTGCACCCCCCAGCAAGCCGATTCATCTGATTCTCGCCACCGTGGCGGTGACGGCGTTGCTGATCAGCGCGGCGAGCTATTTGTTGCCGCCGCTGCCGTCGCGTTCCCCCTCCCCGCCGCCTGATGCCGAAGAGCGCCAGCCCCTGGTGCCTTTTCCCCCCATCGGGCAATCCAAGACAACTATTCTGCCGCAGCCGGCAGCGCCACCGGTGTTGCCGCCTGCTGTGGATCTCGCGCCCGTGCCGGCGCGGTCCGCCACGGCGCCCATGCCGGCGCCGCCTGTGCCGGCGGCGCCAACGCCTCCCGCTGCCCCTCCGCCCCCCAATCCTGCTGCCCCTCCGTCCCCCAGTTCTGCGACCAGTTCTGCGCCCAGTCCTGCGCCCAGTCCTGCATCTGGCCAGCCCCGCAGCGAGGGCAAACCCCGTAGCGAGGGCAAGCCCGGGGATGTGGTCCAGCAGGCCCTGCAGGATGCCGCCCGTCTGGCAGCCGTTTCCACCAGTCCGCCCCCGCCCGCCGCACCAGCCAGAAAATCGACCCCGGACCGCGCGGCCAAGCCTGCTCCGGCCGTCGCCTCGACACCGGAAAAAGATCCCCCCATCACGGCTGAGGAGCGCGCCCACAAGAACAGTCTGGTGGCCGCCCAGGTGGAGAAGGTCCAAGGTCGTTGCCTGCTGCGCGTCACCTCGGCCAGGCCCCTGCTGCGCTACAAATGGCTGCAGCTGGAGAATCCGCCCCGGGTAGCCCTGGATCTGGTGGGCAGCTGGGATGTGAACGCCATGACCCGCGACCGCGGCGACGGCCTGTGCGTGCGCGAACTGCGCCTGGGCCGGCACGCGGACCGGGTGCGGGTGGTGGTGGAACTGGCCGGCGGCTCCACCACGGGTCCCAAGGAGGTGGTGGTGGAGAAGACCTCACCCAAGGAACTGCTGATCACCTTGCCGCATCGCTGA
- the recA gene encoding recombinase RecA, which produces MARKPAAPVDPLAARQEALSTALATIERKYGTGSVMKLSDEHHVAIPVIPTGSIGLDLALGVGGIPRGRVSEIYGPESSGKTTIALHVIAECQKLGGTAAFIDAEHALDVNYARRLGVKTDELLISQPDYGEQALDIADMLVRSNAVDLVVVDSVAALIPQAELEGQMGETQVGGQARLMSHAMRKLTGTIHKSRTSIIFINQIRMKIGTMGYGSPETTSGGNALKFYASIRLDIRKIQTLKDKEEVYGSRVKVKVVKNKVAPPFREAIFDILYGQGISREGELIDLGVEAKIVDKSGAWFAFGSERLGQGKEKVRDFLQEHPDIRQQVEEKLLAHFGMEGPPKLTGAMPAADDDSPFPPDAGYDDDTMPD; this is translated from the coding sequence ATGGCGCGCAAACCCGCCGCACCTGTCGATCCCCTGGCCGCCCGGCAGGAGGCCCTCTCCACCGCCCTGGCCACCATCGAGCGCAAATACGGGACCGGCTCGGTGATGAAACTCTCCGACGAGCATCATGTCGCCATCCCGGTCATCCCCACCGGCTCCATCGGCCTGGATCTTGCCCTGGGCGTGGGCGGCATCCCCCGCGGCCGGGTGAGCGAGATATACGGGCCGGAGTCCTCGGGCAAGACCACCATTGCCCTGCATGTCATCGCCGAATGCCAAAAGCTGGGCGGCACCGCCGCCTTCATCGACGCCGAACATGCCCTGGACGTGAACTATGCCCGCCGCCTGGGCGTGAAGACGGATGAGCTGCTCATCTCCCAACCCGATTACGGCGAGCAGGCCCTGGACATTGCCGACATGCTGGTGCGCTCCAATGCCGTGGATCTGGTGGTGGTGGACTCCGTGGCCGCCCTCATTCCCCAGGCGGAACTGGAAGGCCAGATGGGAGAAACCCAGGTGGGCGGTCAGGCGCGGCTCATGAGCCACGCCATGCGCAAGCTCACGGGCACCATCCACAAGTCCCGCACGTCCATCATCTTCATCAACCAGATCCGCATGAAGATCGGCACCATGGGCTATGGCAGCCCCGAGACCACCTCCGGCGGCAACGCCCTCAAGTTCTATGCCTCCATCCGGCTGGACATCCGCAAAATCCAGACCCTGAAGGACAAGGAAGAAGTCTACGGCTCCCGGGTGAAGGTGAAGGTGGTCAAGAACAAGGTGGCCCCCCCGTTCCGCGAGGCCATCTTCGACATCCTCTACGGCCAGGGCATCTCCCGCGAGGGCGAACTCATCGACCTGGGCGTGGAAGCCAAGATTGTGGACAAGAGCGGCGCGTGGTTCGCCTTCGGCTCGGAGCGCCTGGGCCAGGGCAAGGAGAAGGTTCGCGACTTTCTCCAAGAACATCCGGACATTCGCCAGCAGGTGGAAGAAAAGCTGCTGGCCCACTTCGGCATGGAAGGCCCGCCCAAACTCACGGGCGCCATGCCCGCCGCCGACGACGACAGCCCTTTTCCTCCGGACGCCGGCTACGACGACGACACCATGCCCGACTAG
- a CDS encoding proline dehydrogenase family protein: MDPRTLEPAVIARGKEFFASISGEAPSIFDKGWWTGKVMDWSMKHEDFKVKMFRFVDVIPAIHDTDSLVRHIKEYFQDGCGELPPVMSAGLKGASLAGSLGLGLMAKGIRSNIEKMGRQFIVGQDAKEAVSSIEKLRKDGFAFVIDSLGEATMSEEEADEHLEDHLKLLDALGAAQKKWKPLGNAGNELDWGHAPKVNLAVKPTAFYSQATPRDFEGSVQGMLKRLLPMALKVKEIGGFLCIDMEQLSVKDITIEAYKRLLLHPELKDYPHLGLVLQTYLRDTEADLDDLLAWARQHNRPISLRMVKGAYWDYETVVARQNGWEAPVWLQKPESDACYERCAWKILQHADICHLACASHNIRTISAVMEMAKALGVDESRYEFQVLYGMAEPVRKGLKNVAGRVRLYCPYGDLIPGMAYLVRRLLENTANESFLRQSFVDEASQEELLADPATKILPAPEPAEPAAACVRKPFDNEAMVDFTVPESRQAFPAAIAMVRSRLGRTYPLWIDGKDVETPDTIATRNPARQDEVIGHVCQAGVEEVEAAIAAARTQQKAWARLPASQRADCLRKAAGICRERIVELSAWQVLEVGKQWDQAYADVAEAIDFLDYYANEAERLAAPRTEASLPGESNRLAYRPKGLVAVIAPWNFPFAISVGMCAAALVTGNAVLYKPSSLSSVVGYGLKEVFQAAGIPGGVFNYLPGRSSVMGDHLVGHKDIHGIAFTGSMEVGLHIIKTAAVPAPGQAHVKRVIAEMGGKNAIVIDDDAELDEAVAGTLYSAFGFQGQKCSACSRVIVLDGVCDRFVPRLVAAARSVKIGPAEDSSNVMGPVIDPKQQRNVNQYVELAHTEGNVLLMHTAPQPLWAEGCYVPLTIVEGITPQHRLAQEEIFGPVLSVMRAKDFDQAMDWANSTQFALTAGLYSRSPARIERFKQEMEAGNLYINRGTTGALVHRQPFGGFKLSGVGSKAGGPDYLLQFVDPVNTTENTMRRGFAPVDE, from the coding sequence ATGGATCCTCGCACCCTCGAACCCGCCGTCATTGCCCGCGGCAAGGAATTTTTCGCCAGCATCAGCGGCGAGGCCCCATCCATTTTCGATAAGGGCTGGTGGACCGGCAAGGTCATGGACTGGTCCATGAAGCACGAAGACTTCAAGGTGAAGATGTTCCGCTTTGTGGACGTCATCCCGGCCATCCACGACACCGATTCCCTGGTCCGCCACATCAAGGAATACTTCCAGGACGGCTGCGGCGAGCTGCCGCCGGTGATGTCTGCCGGCCTCAAGGGGGCCAGTCTGGCCGGGTCCCTCGGCCTGGGGCTGATGGCCAAGGGCATCCGTTCCAACATCGAGAAGATGGGCCGCCAGTTCATCGTGGGGCAGGACGCCAAGGAGGCCGTGAGCTCCATTGAAAAGCTGCGCAAGGACGGCTTCGCCTTTGTCATCGACAGCCTGGGCGAAGCGACCATGAGCGAGGAGGAGGCCGACGAGCATCTGGAAGATCACCTCAAGCTCCTGGATGCCCTGGGCGCGGCGCAGAAAAAGTGGAAGCCCCTGGGCAACGCCGGCAACGAGCTGGACTGGGGCCACGCCCCCAAGGTGAACCTGGCCGTCAAGCCCACGGCCTTCTATTCCCAGGCCACCCCGCGGGACTTTGAAGGCTCCGTGCAGGGCATGCTCAAGCGCCTGTTGCCCATGGCCCTGAAGGTCAAGGAGATCGGCGGGTTCTTGTGCATCGACATGGAGCAGCTCAGCGTCAAGGACATCACCATCGAGGCCTACAAGCGCCTGCTGCTGCATCCCGAACTCAAGGACTATCCGCACCTGGGTCTGGTGCTCCAGACCTACCTGCGCGATACCGAAGCCGACCTGGACGATCTGCTGGCCTGGGCCCGGCAGCACAACCGGCCCATCTCCCTGCGCATGGTCAAGGGCGCGTACTGGGACTACGAGACCGTCGTGGCCCGGCAGAATGGCTGGGAAGCACCAGTCTGGCTGCAGAAGCCCGAGTCCGACGCCTGCTACGAACGCTGTGCCTGGAAGATCCTCCAGCATGCGGACATCTGCCACCTGGCCTGCGCCTCCCACAACATCCGCACCATCAGCGCGGTGATGGAGATGGCCAAGGCCCTGGGCGTGGATGAGTCCCGCTACGAATTCCAGGTGCTCTATGGCATGGCCGAACCCGTGCGCAAGGGCCTGAAGAACGTGGCCGGCCGCGTGCGGCTGTATTGCCCGTATGGCGATCTCATCCCCGGCATGGCCTATCTTGTGCGTCGCCTGCTGGAAAACACGGCCAACGAGAGCTTTTTGCGGCAGAGCTTTGTGGACGAAGCCAGCCAGGAAGAATTGCTGGCAGACCCGGCCACCAAGATTTTGCCTGCGCCGGAACCTGCCGAACCCGCTGCGGCCTGCGTCAGGAAACCGTTCGACAACGAAGCCATGGTGGACTTCACCGTGCCGGAAAGCCGGCAGGCCTTCCCGGCGGCCATCGCCATGGTCCGCAGCCGGCTGGGGCGGACGTACCCGCTGTGGATCGATGGCAAGGACGTGGAAACGCCGGACACCATCGCCACCCGCAACCCGGCCAGACAGGACGAGGTGATCGGCCATGTCTGCCAGGCCGGCGTGGAAGAGGTGGAAGCGGCCATCGCCGCCGCCCGGACGCAGCAGAAGGCCTGGGCCCGGCTGCCGGCGTCCCAGCGTGCGGACTGCCTGCGCAAGGCGGCGGGCATTTGCCGCGAGCGCATCGTTGAACTGAGCGCCTGGCAGGTGCTGGAAGTGGGCAAGCAGTGGGACCAGGCCTATGCGGACGTGGCCGAAGCCATCGACTTCCTGGACTATTACGCCAACGAGGCCGAGCGGCTGGCCGCGCCGCGCACCGAGGCCTCCCTGCCCGGCGAGTCCAACCGTCTGGCGTATCGTCCCAAGGGGCTGGTGGCCGTCATCGCCCCCTGGAACTTCCCCTTTGCCATCTCCGTGGGCATGTGCGCCGCGGCGCTGGTGACGGGCAATGCGGTGCTGTACAAGCCGTCCAGCCTGTCTTCGGTGGTGGGGTACGGGTTGAAGGAAGTCTTCCAGGCCGCGGGCATTCCCGGCGGCGTCTTCAACTACTTGCCCGGCCGCAGCTCCGTGATGGGCGATCATCTGGTGGGCCACAAGGACATCCACGGCATCGCCTTCACCGGGTCCATGGAAGTGGGGTTGCACATCATCAAGACGGCTGCCGTCCCGGCTCCCGGTCAGGCCCATGTGAAGCGGGTGATCGCCGAAATGGGCGGCAAGAACGCCATTGTCATCGACGACGACGCCGAGCTGGACGAAGCCGTGGCCGGCACGCTGTATTCCGCCTTCGGCTTCCAGGGGCAGAAGTGCTCGGCGTGCTCGCGGGTCATCGTGCTGGATGGCGTGTGCGACCGCTTTGTGCCCCGGCTGGTGGCGGCGGCGCGATCCGTCAAGATCGGTCCGGCTGAGGACTCGTCCAATGTCATGGGGCCGGTCATCGATCCCAAACAGCAGCGCAACGTCAACCAGTACGTGGAACTGGCCCACACCGAAGGCAACGTGCTGCTCATGCACACCGCGCCGCAGCCCCTGTGGGCTGAGGGGTGCTACGTGCCCCTGACCATCGTGGAGGGCATCACGCCGCAGCATCGTCTGGCCCAGGAGGAAATCTTCGGCCCGGTGCTGTCCGTCATGCGGGCCAAGGATTTTGACCAGGCCATGGACTGGGCCAACAGCACACAGTTTGCCCTTACGGCCGGGCTGTATTCCCGCTCTCCGGCGCGCATCGAGCGCTTCAAGCAGGAGATGGAAGCCGGCAACCTGTACATCAACCGCGGTACCACCGGCGCGCTGGTGCATCGCCAGCCCTTCGGCGGGTTCAAGCTCTCCGGCGTGGGCTCCAAGGCCGGCGGCCCGGACTACCTGCTGCAGTTCGTGGATCCCGTGAACACCACCGAAAACACCATGCGCCGCGGCTTTGCCCCGGTGGACGAATAG
- a CDS encoding Lrp/AsnC family transcriptional regulator yields MAYDLDRIDVQILRLLQENARISNAAIAREVGMAPSAVLERIRKLERRQVILGYTAQLNPAALGRGLTAFTNVRTEEAVGATEAGEELARLPGVQEVHHTAGQDCYLVKLRVADTTALAQLLKQFGAVPTVRDTRTTIVLTTVCESNPLPLPDLEAGEGGRQA; encoded by the coding sequence ATGGCATACGATCTTGATCGAATCGACGTCCAGATACTCCGGCTACTGCAGGAGAACGCCCGCATTTCCAACGCCGCCATTGCCCGCGAGGTGGGCATGGCGCCGTCGGCCGTGCTGGAGCGCATCCGCAAGCTGGAGCGGCGGCAGGTCATCCTCGGGTACACGGCGCAGCTCAACCCTGCGGCCCTGGGCCGGGGGCTCACCGCCTTCACCAACGTGCGCACCGAGGAGGCCGTGGGCGCCACCGAAGCCGGCGAGGAGCTGGCCCGGCTCCCCGGCGTGCAGGAGGTGCACCACACCGCCGGCCAGGACTGCTACCTGGTGAAGTTGCGCGTGGCAGATACCACCGCCCTGGCCCAGCTGCTCAAGCAGTTTGGCGCCGTGCCCACGGTGCGTGACACCCGCACCACCATTGTGCTGACCACGGTTTGTGAATCCAACCCCTTGCCCCTTCCCGACCTTGAGGCCGGGGAGGGCGGCCGCCAGGCATAA
- a CDS encoding B12-binding domain-containing radical SAM protein produces the protein MHILLTQPLVSLVLEPPHLPDLGLGYLASSLQAAGHAVHVRDWNAPGDEASLLEDCRRLAPGLVGVKVFTKDTAAAMATVRAIRRALSGTRIILGGPHPSCAEPAEVMADFPELDYAFRGEAEAALPALASLLEHGSPDDDSLAAIPGLVWRSADGVRANPPALTRDLPGLPQPAWDLLAPESYNVLGLADALGGAAAPIITTRGCPGACSFCSAWMVSGKRIRFRDPEEVVDEMRRLQRDHGVKSFMIMDNCFTSSSAHFTGICETMLRENIQATWDCCSYERLDHLTEETVSLMHRAGCRMLHLGIESAAPRIRTGLQKHCSLEDYRRVTALCNAHGIAPVGWFILGFPDESLAEMHQTLRFAFSLDLAMATVTPCYPLPGSQVYQALKAKHGLDRLHWDTFDTKRSPWPMHQGSTARRNRLLKLARLGMKIMRRSPRLGRLYGRLMFPA, from the coding sequence ATGCATATCCTCCTCACGCAGCCCCTGGTGTCCCTTGTGTTGGAGCCGCCGCATCTGCCCGATCTGGGCCTGGGTTATCTCGCGTCCTCCCTGCAGGCGGCCGGCCATGCGGTGCATGTGCGGGACTGGAACGCCCCCGGCGACGAGGCCTCTTTGCTGGAAGACTGCCGACGCCTCGCCCCCGGACTCGTCGGCGTCAAGGTGTTCACCAAGGATACGGCCGCCGCCATGGCCACGGTGCGCGCCATCCGCCGCGCCCTGTCGGGCACGCGCATCATCCTGGGCGGGCCGCATCCCTCCTGCGCCGAACCGGCGGAAGTGATGGCAGACTTTCCCGAGCTGGATTACGCCTTCCGCGGCGAGGCCGAAGCCGCCCTGCCAGCCCTGGCCAGCCTGCTGGAGCACGGATCTCCTGACGATGACTCCCTGGCTGCCATCCCCGGGCTGGTGTGGCGCAGCGCCGACGGCGTGCGGGCCAACCCGCCGGCCCTGACGAGGGATCTGCCCGGTCTGCCGCAGCCTGCCTGGGATCTGCTGGCTCCGGAATCCTATAATGTCCTTGGCCTGGCAGATGCGCTGGGGGGAGCTGCCGCGCCCATCATCACCACCCGGGGATGTCCGGGGGCCTGCAGCTTCTGCAGTGCCTGGATGGTCAGCGGCAAGCGCATCCGTTTCCGCGATCCCGAAGAGGTGGTGGACGAAATGCGCCGCCTGCAACGCGACCATGGCGTGAAGAGTTTCATGATCATGGACAACTGCTTCACGTCCTCCTCTGCGCATTTCACCGGCATCTGCGAAACCATGCTGCGGGAGAACATCCAGGCCACCTGGGACTGCTGCAGCTACGAGCGGCTGGATCATCTGACCGAGGAAACCGTCTCCCTCATGCACCGCGCCGGCTGCCGCATGCTGCACCTGGGCATCGAGTCCGCCGCGCCGCGCATTCGCACCGGCTTGCAAAAGCATTGCAGCCTGGAGGACTACCGCCGGGTGACGGCGCTGTGCAACGCCCACGGCATCGCCCCTGTGGGGTGGTTCATCCTTGGCTTTCCTGACGAAAGCCTGGCGGAAATGCACCAGACCCTGCGCTTTGCCTTCTCCCTGGATCTGGCCATGGCCACGGTGACGCCCTGCTACCCCCTGCCGGGCTCCCAGGTGTATCAGGCCCTCAAGGCCAAGCACGGTCTTGACCGCCTGCACTGGGACACCTTCGACACCAAGCGCTCCCCCTGGCCCATGCACCAGGGCAGCACCGCCCGGCGCAACAGGCTGCTCAAGCTGGCGCGCCTGGGCATGAAGATCATGCGCCGCTCCCCGCGCCTGGGCCGGCTTTACGGCAGGTTGATGTTCCCCGCGTAG